GGCGGGCCTCCCGGCGGTCGACTCGCTGGCCGAGGCAGCCGCGTTCGCCGCCGGCCGGCCGGGTCCCGGCCCGGGGCGGCCGCCCTTCGCCGGCGGCGCGGTGGGCTACCTGAGCTACGACTGGGTGGCCGAGCTCGAGCCCGTGCCGCTCCCGCCCGCCAACGGGGCCGATGCGGGGCTGCCGACGATGCGCTTCCTGCTCGCCTCGACGTCGGTGGCCTTCGACCACGTCCGCCGCACGATGACGGTGACCGGGCCGCGGGCCGAGGTCGAGCGGGTGACCGCCGCCCTCGACGGCGCCGCCTCCGCGCCGCCCGCCGCGCCCGTCGCCGCCGGGGCCGCCGATGCCGAGATGACCCGCGACGGCTTCATCGCGGCGGTCGAGCGGGCCAAGCTCCACATCGCCGCCGGCGATGCGTTCCAGGTCGTGCCGTCCCAGCGCGTGCGCCGCCGCACCGAGGCCTCGCCGTTCGCCATCTACCGGGCGCTGCGCACCGTGAACCCGTCGCCGTACATGTTCCTGCTCGACATGGGCGGCTTCCAGCTGATCGGCTCCTCGCCGGAGACGCACGTCCGCCTCGGCGTCGACGGCACGTGCGAGCTGCGCCCGATCGCCGGCACGCGGCCGCGCGGCGCCGACGAGGCGCAGGACGACGCCCTTGCCGCCGAGCTGATGGCCTCGGAGAAGGAGCGGGCCGAGCACGTCATGCTGGTCGACCTGGCCCGCAACGACCTCGGCCGGGTGTGCGTGCCCGGCTCGGTGCGGCTCGAGCGCTACATGGACGTCGAGCGCTACTCGCACGTCATGCACATCGTCTCGCGCGTGTTCGGCCGGATCGCGGAGGGCCGCGACGCGGTCGACCTGCTGCGGGCGACGTTCCCGGCCGGCACCGTGTCCGGCGCGCCGAAGGTGCGGGCGATGCAGATCATCTCCGAGCTCGAGGGCCGCCGCCGCGGGGCGTACGCCGGCGCCATCGGCTACCTGGGGTTCGGCGGCGACATGGACACCTGCATCGCGCTTCGGACGATGGTGCTGCGCGACGGCGTCGCCTACCTCCAGTCGGGGTGTGGGATCGTGGCGGACTCGGACGCGGACGAGGAGTACCAGGAGGCGATGAACAAGGTGGCGGCGCTGGCGGCCGCGATCGACCGGGCAGAGACGGGGGCGTACGGTCGATGAGCGCGCCGCGGGTCTTCGTCGTCGACAACTACGACTCGTTCACCTACAACCTGGTGGACTACATCGCGACGGCCGGCGCCGAGGTGCGCGTCGAGCGAAACGACGCCGTTGATGGCGACGACTTCGACAGGTGGGGCGCGACCCACCTGGTCGTGTCCCCCGGCCCGGGCACGCCCGCCGAGGCCGGTGTCTCGGCCGGCCTGATCGGCCGCGCCACCGGCCGCATCCCCGTGCTCGGGGTCTGCCTCGGCCACCAGGTGATCGTCGAGCTCAACGGCGGGGCCGTCGACCGGGCCGGCCGGATCGTGCACGGAAAGCCCGACCAGGTCAGCCACGACGGCTCGCCGCTCTACGCCGGGATCCCGTCCCCGTTCGAGGCGGGCCGCTACCACTCGCTCGCCGCCGTCGGCGACATCCCGTCCGACCTCGCGGTGACCGCGCGGACGCCCGACGGCGAGGTGATGGGGGTGCGGCACCGGCGATTCTCGCTGCACGGCGTACAGTTCCACCCCGAGTCCGTGCTGACCCCGTACGGGCGCACCCTGATCGGCAACTTCCTGGCGATGGAGGAGCGGCGGGCGTGATCACGGACGCGATCAAGACGCTGGTCGAAGGCCGCGACCTGTCGGCCGAGGAGACCCATATCGCCATGATGCAGGTGATGAGCGGCGACGCCTCGCCGACCCAGATCTCGGCGTTCGTCGTCGCTCTGCGGATGAAGGGCGAGACGCCGGACGAGATCGCCGGCTGCGCCCGGGCGATGCGCGCGCACGTCACCCCTGCGCGGCCCTCGCGGGCGGACCTGGTCGACACCTGCGGCACCGGCGGCGACGGCCTGAACACCTTCAACATCTCGACGTCGGCGGCGCTGGTCGCCGCGGCGGCCGGCGCGACCGTCGCCAAGCACGGCAACCGGGCGATGTCGTCGCGCACGGGCTCGGCGGACGTGCTCGAGGCGCTCGGCGTGCGCATCGACCTGGCGCCCGCGGACGTGGCCGAGTGCATCGACACGGTCGGGTTCGGCTTCCTCTTCGCCCAGGCCCACCACCCGGCGATGCGCCACGTCGGCCCGGTGCGGCAGGAGCTCGGCATCCGCACCGTCTTCAACCTGCTCGGGCCGCTGACGAACCCGGCCGGCGCCCGCCGCCAGGTGCTCGGCGTCTACTCCGAGGGCCTGGTGGAGCCGATCGCCCACGTGCTGGCAAAGCTCGGCGCGGAGCACGCGATGGTCGTGCACGGCTTCGGCGGCCTGGACGAGCTCACGCCGACCGGCGAGAACCTGGTCTCCGAGGTGCGCGACGGCGAGGTGCGCACCTACACGCTCGACCCGGCGCCGCTCTCGACCGGCCCCGGGCCGGGCAGCCCGGACGACCTGCGCTGCGGCGGCGACCCGGCCCAGAACGCGGCGGTGATCCTGACCGTGTTCGACGGCGAGAAGGGCCCGCGCCGCGACGCCGTCATCCTGAACGCCGGTGCCGCGCTCGTCTGCGGCGGGGTCGTGCCGGAGCTCGAGGACGCGATCGACGCCGCCGTCGAGGCGATCGACACCGGGGCGGCCCTGGCGAAGCTCGAGGAGCTCGTCGCCTTCACGCGCGCCCGCGCGCCGGAGGCGGCATGAGCGGCTACCTCACCCGGCTCTCCGGCGACATCCGCCGCGACGCCCCCGAGCCGGCGCGCGGCTTCGCCGACGCGCTCGCCGCCGGCCCGGCGGTGACCGTGATCGCCGAGATCAAGCGGGCGTCACCGTCGCAGGGCGCGATCGCGCCCGAGGCCGATGTCGCCGAGACCGCGCGCTCCTACGCGATGGGCGGCGCGGCCGCGATGTCGGTGCTGTGCGCCGAGCGCGACTTCGCCGGCAGCCTCGGCGACCTGGCCGCCGCCCGTGGCGCCGCCGACCTGCCGGCCATCGCCAAGGACTTCACGGTCTTCCCCGAGCAGGTCGCGGCCCAGCGGCTGGCCGGCGCCGACGCGATCCTCGTGATCCTGGCGATGGTGAGCGACGCCGAGGCCCGGCGGCTGCTGCAGGCGGCCGAGCTGCTCGGGATGGACGCGCTCGTCGAGACGCACTCGGCCGAGGAGGTCGAGCGGGCGCTCGCGCTCGAGGCGCGCGTCGTCGGCGTGAACGCGCGCGACCTCGACACGCTCGCGGTCGACCGGGAACGCCAGCTCGGGCTCGTCTCCGGCCTGCCGGGCTCGGTCGTGCGCGTCGCCGAGTCGGGCATCTCCTCGCGCGCCGACGTCGAGGCCGCCCGCGACGCCGGCGCCGACGCGGTGCTGGTGGGGACGGCGCTCATGCGCGCACCCGGCCTGCTGGCCGAGCTCGTGGGGGTGGCGCGATGACGCTCGTGAAGATCTGCGGCCTGACCCGCGAGCAGGACGTCGACGCGGCGGTGGCCGCCGGCGCCGACATGGTGGGCTTCGTGCTCGTGCCCGACACGCCCCGTTACGTCGAGCTCGACCGGGCGCAGGCGCTTGCGGCGCGGGTGCCCGCGGGCGTGAAGACGGTGGCGGTGGTGACGGACAACGGGGTCAGACCCCGGTTGGATGGCGCGTTCGACCTGGTGCAGAACTTTGACGATCCAGACGACTTCCGTGACACGATCGTCGCCGCCCGAGGCGAGCCGCCGGCGGGTGTGCCGGACGACGTGCCGGTGCAGTTCGACCTGCCGTACGGGTCGCGGCCAGACACCGAGGCGCTGCACAAGCACTGGGAGCGGGCCGCCCGGATCCAGAACCCCGTCATGCTCGCCGGCAGCCTCGACCCCGACAACGTCGCCGCCGCGATCGCCGTGGCGCATCCCTGGGCCGTCGACACCTCGCGCGGCGTCGAGAGCTCGCCGGGCGTGAAGGATCACGACCGCGTGCGCGAGTTCGTCCGCAACGCGAAGGCGGCCCCGTGAGCACGCTCCCCGACGACCGCGGCCGCTTCGGCGCCTACGGCGGCCGGTTCGTGCCCGAGACGGTGATGGGGGCGCTCGACGAGCTGGCCGCCGGCTACCGGACGGCGAACGCCGACCCCACCTTCGCCGCCGACGTGGAGCGGCTGGCGCGCGACTACATCGGCCGGCCGACGCCGCTCTACCTGGCCGAACGCGTCGGCCAGGAGGTCGGCGCCCGGATCTGGCTCAAGCGCGAAGACCTGAACCACACCGGCGCCCACAAGATCAACAACGCCGTCGGCCAGGCGCTGCTGGCGGTGCGGCTCGGGAAGCATCGGATCGTGGCCGAGACGGGCGCCGGCCAGCACGGTGTCGCCGCCGCCACGGTGTGCGCCCGGTTCGGCCTCGAGTGCCACGTCTACATGGGCGAGGAGGACATCCGCCGCCAGCACCCCAACGTCGTGCGGATGCACATGCTCGGGGCCGAGGTCGTCCCCGTCAGCGCCGGCTCGGGCACGCTCAAGGACGCGATGAACGAGGCCATCCGCGACTGGATCACGAACGTCGAGACGACCCACTACCTGATCGGCTCGGCGGCCGGCCCGCACCCCTACCCCGTGCTCGTCCGCG
Above is a window of Gaiellales bacterium DNA encoding:
- a CDS encoding anthranilate synthase component I family protein codes for the protein MNDDLNTRELPADLVTPVGAYLRLREALGAPAFLLESVERGEQVGRYSFLGAGLPAVDSLAEAAAFAAGRPGPGPGRPPFAGGAVGYLSYDWVAELEPVPLPPANGADAGLPTMRFLLASTSVAFDHVRRTMTVTGPRAEVERVTAALDGAASAPPAAPVAAGAADAEMTRDGFIAAVERAKLHIAAGDAFQVVPSQRVRRRTEASPFAIYRALRTVNPSPYMFLLDMGGFQLIGSSPETHVRLGVDGTCELRPIAGTRPRGADEAQDDALAAELMASEKERAEHVMLVDLARNDLGRVCVPGSVRLERYMDVERYSHVMHIVSRVFGRIAEGRDAVDLLRATFPAGTVSGAPKVRAMQIISELEGRRRGAYAGAIGYLGFGGDMDTCIALRTMVLRDGVAYLQSGCGIVADSDADEEYQEAMNKVAALAAAIDRAETGAYGR
- a CDS encoding aminodeoxychorismate/anthranilate synthase component II; this translates as MSAPRVFVVDNYDSFTYNLVDYIATAGAEVRVERNDAVDGDDFDRWGATHLVVSPGPGTPAEAGVSAGLIGRATGRIPVLGVCLGHQVIVELNGGAVDRAGRIVHGKPDQVSHDGSPLYAGIPSPFEAGRYHSLAAVGDIPSDLAVTARTPDGEVMGVRHRRFSLHGVQFHPESVLTPYGRTLIGNFLAMEERRA
- the trpD gene encoding anthranilate phosphoribosyltransferase, with product MITDAIKTLVEGRDLSAEETHIAMMQVMSGDASPTQISAFVVALRMKGETPDEIAGCARAMRAHVTPARPSRADLVDTCGTGGDGLNTFNISTSAALVAAAAGATVAKHGNRAMSSRTGSADVLEALGVRIDLAPADVAECIDTVGFGFLFAQAHHPAMRHVGPVRQELGIRTVFNLLGPLTNPAGARRQVLGVYSEGLVEPIAHVLAKLGAEHAMVVHGFGGLDELTPTGENLVSEVRDGEVRTYTLDPAPLSTGPGPGSPDDLRCGGDPAQNAAVILTVFDGEKGPRRDAVILNAGAALVCGGVVPELEDAIDAAVEAIDTGAALAKLEELVAFTRARAPEAA
- a CDS encoding indole-3-glycerol-phosphate synthase; translation: MSGYLTRLSGDIRRDAPEPARGFADALAAGPAVTVIAEIKRASPSQGAIAPEADVAETARSYAMGGAAAMSVLCAERDFAGSLGDLAAARGAADLPAIAKDFTVFPEQVAAQRLAGADAILVILAMVSDAEARRLLQAAELLGMDALVETHSAEEVERALALEARVVGVNARDLDTLAVDRERQLGLVSGLPGSVVRVAESGISSRADVEAARDAGADAVLVGTALMRAPGLLAELVGVAR
- a CDS encoding phosphoribosylanthranilate isomerase; amino-acid sequence: MTLVKICGLTREQDVDAAVAAGADMVGFVLVPDTPRYVELDRAQALAARVPAGVKTVAVVTDNGVRPRLDGAFDLVQNFDDPDDFRDTIVAARGEPPAGVPDDVPVQFDLPYGSRPDTEALHKHWERAARIQNPVMLAGSLDPDNVAAAIAVAHPWAVDTSRGVESSPGVKDHDRVREFVRNAKAAP
- the trpB gene encoding tryptophan synthase subunit beta, whose translation is MSTLPDDRGRFGAYGGRFVPETVMGALDELAAGYRTANADPTFAADVERLARDYIGRPTPLYLAERVGQEVGARIWLKREDLNHTGAHKINNAVGQALLAVRLGKHRIVAETGAGQHGVAAATVCARFGLECHVYMGEEDIRRQHPNVVRMHMLGAEVVPVSAGSGTLKDAMNEAIRDWITNVETTHYLIGSAAGPHPYPVLVRDLQSVIGREARAQILDREGRLPDAVCACVGGGSNAIGLFHPFVADEDVRLVGAEAGGDDRGHAATLSKGRVSVLHGSRSYVLADDDGQVLESHSISAGLDYPGVGPEHSYLKDSGRATYEPVTDADALAAFHLLCRREGIIPALESSHALALALRSAKPDEVWLVGLSGRGDKDVDTVDAFEAR